Sequence from the Pirellulales bacterium genome:
CACTCGTTCCCATCCAGACGTTGTCGGGCCACTCCAGGCTCGCGGCACACTCGGCAACACGCTCCGGCCGCTTGGTCAGGATTTGGAACGTATGTTGTGACGCCTGACGCATAACGGCAAAGCATCGTTGGATATAGGCGAGCGGAACGTCTTTATGAAATAGGTCGCTCATGGAGTTCACAAAGATGACCCTTGGCTTCTTCCAATGCAGCGGCGCTTCAATCGCGTCAGGCTGCAAGGTCAGCTCAAAGGCATTGCGATAGCGAGGTTGGCCCATGGCCTGTAGACGATGCGCCATGCGCTCCGCGTAGCAGAATTTGCAACCCGGGCTGATCTTTGTGCATCCGGTAACCGGATTCCACGTCGCTTCGGTCCACTCAATGGCAGAGTTCTGCGCCATGGATTGTGCCCTTTTTGGGAGAATTAGCGCAGCAGCAATGTATACAAACGTATACACCCATGCGCACACCCTGTCAATCGAGATGCGACGCGGGCAAATGCCGCGTGAGATAAAATGAATGTCCACGCTACCGCGCCGTGGCGATCGCCTCGGCGGATTTCCAGCGGGTGCCGTCGCGCTCGATGCGGTGGTACAGCGTGTCGCGCTCGACCGGTTCGCGGCCTGCTTCGACGATCAAACGGCGGATCTCGTCGACGGTGAGAACTTCGGGCGTTTCAGCCCCGGCGTCGTGATAGATCAGCTCGTGGCGGACGGTACCGTCGAGGTCGTCAGCCCCATACGCGAGCGCCGTTTGCGCCGTGCCGACGCCGAGCATGATCCAATAGGCTTTGATGTGATCGATGTTATCGAGCATCAATCGCGCGAGCGCCATCGTGCGCAGATCCATCACGCTTGACGGCTTGCGAATATGGCTGAGTCCGGTGTTGTCTGGATGGAAGGCCAGCGGGATGAAGGTCTGGAATCCGCTGGTCTGATCCTGCAACTCGCGGAGGCGGATCAGATGATCGACGCGATGGAACGAGTTCTCGATGTGGCCGTACAGCATGGTGCAGTTAGTGCGCAGCCCCAACTCGTGCGCCGTGCGATGGATGTCGAGCCAATTCTGTGCGTCGGCCTTGTGCTCGCAGATTTGGTCGCGCACCTCGGGATGAAAGATCTCGGCTCCGCCGCCGGGCATGCTTCCCAGCCCGGCCTGCTTCAGATCGACCAGAATATCGCGCATCGACCAACCGGTAAGGTGTTGGAACCAGTTGATCTCGACCGCGGTCCAGGCCTTCAGATGCAGGGCCGGATACGCTTCGTGCAGGATCGAGATGATGTTGCGGTACCAGTCGTATTTGCGCTGGTGGTGTAGACCACCGACGATGTGCATCTCGGTGCAGCCTGAGTCGAGCGCCTCGCGGCCGCGCTCCAGGATCTGCTCGTCGCTCATCAGATACCCTTTCGGGTCGCGCAGATCAGAACGAAATGCGCAGAACGTGCAGCGGTAGACGCAAACGTTGGTGGGATTCAGGTGGGTGTTGATGTTGTAGTAGACGTAATGCGCGTTTTTGCGTTCGCGCACGAGATTTGCCAGAGCGCCGACTTCATTCAACGGCACGGCCGGATTATCGAGAAACATGCCGTCGTCAAACGACAGGCGTTCGCCCGCTTCGACCTTGGCACGAATCGATTCCAGCGACGGTTGAGTGGTCTTAATCATGAATCATCCTCGGCGGGAAAACCGCCCTATCTTGTCTGCTTCTTTTCTTGTTGGTTTGCCCTATCCTAACAACAGCTCGGTTAGCGGCAAATGCCGCTCGGACGTCGGCGATTCGGCGGCCCCTATTTCATGTACAAATCCAGGGCCCCCACGACGAACAGGCCAACGCTGACGATGGCGTTGACGTTGAAGAAGGCGACGTTGACGCGCGTCAGATCGTCGGGGCGGACCAGCCAATGTTCGTAAACCAAAAGCAGCGTCACCGCCGCGATGCCTGTCAGATAAATTCCGCTCAGCAACGGGTATACCACGGGCAATAAGAACAACAGCGCCACCGTGCCCAAGTGGCAGACCGCCGCCAGCCGCAATGCCCCGGCCACACCCAGCCGGGCGGGCACGCTGCGCAGACCACGGCTTTGGTCGTACTCGACGTCCTGGCAGGCGTAAATGATGTCGAAGCCGGCGACCCACAGCAGCACCGCTCCGCCGAGCACCACAGGAGGCCACGCTACTTCACCACGGACAGCAATCCAGGCCGCCACCGGAGCGAGCATGAGCGCCGCCCCGAGCCAAAAATGGGCAAGCGCCGTGAATCGTTTCGTATAGCTGTAGCCCAGCAGAAATGCCAGCACCGGCAGCGAGAGAATCAGCGGCAACCGATTTGGCAAGAAAAGCAGCGTGGAGGTAACGAAGGCCACCGTGCAAGCAACTGCAAATAGCGTAACGCTGGCTACGCTCAACAGCCCTGCAGGCAAGTGCCGCCCGCTGGTACGCGGATTCTCGGCGTCGAACTTTCGATCGGCCAGCCGATTGAACGCCATTGCCGCGCTGCGGGCAAACACCATGCACAAGACAATGCCCCCCAACTCCTGCCAGCGCCACAGAACGGGCGGCTCTGCGTGCGCCGAAAGCGTCCACGCCATGACGGCCGACAGCAGCGCAAACGGCAGCGCAAAGATGGTATGGCTGAAACGGATCATCTCGAGAATCATGCGCAGGCGTTGCATCACGCGGTCCGTACTTGTCGTCTTTTTTTGATTCAGAGGATGATGATCCGCAGAGGACGCAGATTTTGCATCTATTAATTGTCGCCCCAGCGTTTCATCAATGTTTGCGGCACGCCCAACTGATCGCAAATACGGGCCACCACGAAATCGATCAAATCGCGGATCGAATTCACGCCTTGATAAAAACCGGGCATAGCCGGTAGCACCACGGCGCCGGCTTCGACGGCACGGCGCATGTTGTCTAATTGCACTAGCGAGAGGGGGGTTTCTCGCGGCACGAGGATCAACTTGCGGCGCTCCTTTAGATGCACGTCGGCCGCACGGTGGATCAAGTTGCCCGATGCCCCGTGGGCGATCGCGCTGAGCGTTCCGCCCGAGCAGGGGCAAACGACCATGCCGTCGCTCAAGGCCGAACCGCTGGCCATCTCTGCAAAAAAGTTCTGATAGTGGTGATAGCGCACGCGGCCGGGCACGCCACTGTGCGCAGCCGCCGAGGAGCTTGCGGCCATGGCGCTGCCAGACGGCGCGCCGATATGCCAGGCGTCGACGCCGATGAGTTCGCGAAGTTTCTCGAACCGTGCGAGAGCCGCCAGCTCCTTGCGCGTCGGCAACAGGCTGTCTAGACGGAACTCGGCCAGATCGATTTCGATCCCCAGTTCCTGGCGCAGCACCGCCTGGCCGGCCGGGCTGATCGACAACTGCACATCGCAGCCGGCAGCCACTAGCACATCGAGCAAGCGAATGGCGTAGACCACTCCACTCGCGCCGGTGATGGCGACGACAATGTTGCGTTTCATTTCGCACCCACGTACAGGGTGGCCACGCCCAAGGTCAGCGGATAGTGCCGCACGTCGTGCAAACCTGCGGCGCGCATCCGCTCGGCCAAGGCCTCGCCCGAGGGGAACTCATCGACACTTTCGGGCAGATAATTGTAGGCGTCTAGCCGATTGCGCGCGAGTGCCTGGCCGATGCGCGGCAGCACGTTGCGAAAGTACCAGCCATAGATCGCGCGGAACGGCTGCCAGCGCGGCTGCGAGAATTCGAGCACCGCGACATGCCCGCCCGGCTGGCACACGCGTACCATCTCGCGCAAGCCGCGGTCGGTGTCGGTGATATTGCGGAGGCCGAACGCGACACAAACGATCTCGAAGTGATCGTCCGGCAGCGGAAGCCGCTGAGCGTCGGCCTCGAGGAAGCCGAGTTGGCCATTGGCGCCAGCACGGCGGGCCTTGGCCTCGCCAATGACAAGCATCTCGTGGCAGAAATCAGCCCCCACTACACGGGCGGTCCCCCGGCTGGCCCGCAAATAGGCGAGCGCCAGGTCACCGGTTCCGGTACAGAGATCGAGGATCGGCCCTGCCGCACGCGGTGGCACGCGACGCACGGTCCTCCACCGCCAGTAATGGTCGATCCCCATCGACAGCAGGTGGTTGAGAAAATCGTAGCGACCGGCGATCTCGCCAAACATGCGGCGTACCCGAATTTCGGATTTATCGACGGCCATAAAGCTAGAACGACGGAAGGAATCGCGATGGTTTGGGCGGCGCCTGCAGGACGTTGGCCGTTGGTAGGGCCGCCGTGCCTGACATGGCCCCCGGCGGCATCCCGCTCGGCTACAGAGCTAACCGCTGGCGGCACTTGATCATAACAGCATCCGCACGGCTGTTGAGTGGGGTTAATTCGCCGCGGAATGGCCGGTCTTACAACCGAGCGTCTTGCGGCCGCGCAAAGCGGTATCCGCCGCCAGCCCCCTGCGCTATGATTCACGACATTCCCAGGAAACACGCCATGCCTACGATTCATGTCCATTTTTTACCGCGGTTGACCACGCCCGAGGCGCTGAGCGGCGCCACTGTAGTGGTGATCGACGTGCTGCGGGCCACGACCACGATCACCACGGCCCTGGCCGCGGGGGCCGCGCAGGTTATTCCGTGCGGCGAATTGGACGACGCCCGGCGGATACGCGAGGAGTTTGCCGCAATACGGCCGTCGGTTGCGGCCCTGCTCGGCGGCGAGCGCGGCGGCCTGCCGATCGAGGGCTTTGACCTGGGAAACTCGCCCGCAGAGTACACGCCAGCCCGAGTCGAGGGACGCACGATCGCGTTCACCACCACCAATGGCACCCAAGCGATGCTGCATTGCCGGCAAGCGTCGCAAGTACTGCTGGGTGCGTTCGTGAATCTGCAAGCGGTGGTAGCACGGGTGCGCAACGCAGAGAATCTTCACATTGTCTGCGCTGGCACCCAGGGAGAGATTACGCGTGAAGACGTGCTGGCGGCCGGCGCCATCGTGCATCGGCTGATGCTGCCCGACGACCCGCACGCCGCCGGAGCCTGGTCGCGTGTCGAGTTGAACGATCAGGCCCGCCTGGCGCGTGATGCCTGGCAGGCCGCGCTGCCGCCGGCCGAGTTGCTGCGATCAAATGCCCCGCCCCAGTGGCTCGCCAAAACCTTGGCTGAGACCAAAGGAGGGCGCAATCTGACACGCGTGGGTCTGGCGCAAGACATCGCCGATTGCGCGGCGCTCGATCGCTATCCGATCGTGCCCGAGCTGGATATTTCCCGTTGGCAGATACGGGCCTGCGAGTCGTCTTAAGAAGCCCCGCGTTGCCCGGCATCGCCGCGGCGCCCGGGATGGCCTGCGGTCAGACGCGGACCTTGGCGTAGTTGGCCCTAACGTACTCGTCGGCGTCGTCCAGCGATTCAAAGCGCATGGCGTCCGCGATGTTCGCCGACCAGTTCGTGCCCGTCCAAACCTGATAGTCTTGTTTCAGGTGGCGTGGCGCGCGCTTGGCGGACGCTTCTGCCGTGTGGTCCGACGAAATGACAAAGTGCCGGTCCTGGGGTCGCGTCAATATGCCCATGGCTCTCGCTCCGCTGTCCACTGAACGCTACGCGTCGTGGGAGATTGGATAACGGATTTCGTACCTGGTCATGCCGTTGACCTTCTGTGCCAATTCCTTGACGAGGGAGTTCTCGCGGTACTCGGCAATGCTCATGGAATGCCGTGCCCATTGGCCGGCTTTGAACATAAAAGTATCTTTGTCGGCATTTTCGAGCAGGATAAACGGCTTATCGTATTCGGTCTTGGCCTTTCGCTCGATAGCGGCTGCGGCACGACGTTCAGCCGGTGCGGGCGCCGGAGCAATGGGCCGCGGACTATGTCGCTTGTCGTTGTATCTGCGCTTTTTACCCATCAGTGAACGCTCCTAGTGCTTGTCGAGTCCGAACCCGGCGTCTTGAGCAGCTAACTTTATTGCGATCGGAACGACACCGCTCGGCCTGGCGTCACGGTAAACTTTCCCGTCGGCGTGCCGAGCACTCAGGTGCCACGGGCAGTCGAACTAAATACGTCCGCTGCTCACACTTCTGCGCGCTGATAACTAGGGGTAGCGGTCGCCGCGTTTTGGCGCACGGTCTTCGCGCCGCTTTGCTTTAATGACTGTCAGCGTGCAGCCATTTCGACCCGCTGCGCAGCTCCTCACAAGTGCAACTCAATCAAAATCCTGGCCGAGATCGGACACGGGCCAAGATGGCATGCTGCCAACGAGGATAGAGCAGGGGCGGCTGCAAGAGCGACAAGCGCGACTGAACCCTTTACCGAGCAACCGTACTGTAGCAGCTTGTGGTCAAGATGCGATAGACGATCATCGGATTAGCCGCCTTCGACAGCACAAAAAGGCCTGTTCGGCGAGATTTTGCCGCTCGTCGACGTCCTTGATCTCAATAATCGTCGGCCGGAGGACACATTGGTGGACGAAACTCGGTCAAAATCAGCTTAGTTTTATGCTGCCCATTCTCGGGCTGCATTCAAGCTGGTATAATGCAGTGCCGATATGGATGGGCGGCGCGCGAGCAATGTGCTCGACGCATTTCGGCTCTCACGTCAACTCGCCAGGCGAATTGACGATTCAGTTGTTGGCTAAGTTGTCGACAAACTGCGGAACACACTCTTGTCGTTCCGGCTCTGGGTCCGTCACATGCGACGGTATCCGCGTTGAAACCGATTCTTCCAAGGAACGAATCATGGCACGTGACATTGACTATGCGGCGATCGCGGTGAACCGCGCAATTGTGGAGAAGTTCGGTCGTAGCAACGACCTGCAGAAGCTAACACTCACGGCTGGTGAGAAAACGATCGCCGTTTGCGACGGTGAGTGCACCGTTGAGGGAACGAGAGATAATCTGCTGGCCGCCTTGCGCCGCGCCGAGACGTACGCGGATTTCTGGCAATTGGCCCAGCCCGCGGCATAAAACCCGACAAACGATCGCGGCTATTGCGGCCTCCCCGCGCTACTTTTCCGGTCCCGCCGCTCTGCGCGTCATCGACAGCCTCAGCCTGTTGCCGCGACGATGTCGAATCGACATGACGTTCCCGGTTCACGCTGAGAACATCCGCATGACACATGCGGTCGTTTATCTGCGACAACAGTATGGCGATTCGCGTCAGCCACTGATCGTGGTCATAGATCGGCTGAACGTCTGTCGTGCGGCCGTCCGCCAACTGCGTCAATCTGGTGCGCGTTGGTTGCACGTCGAATGGCTGCCAGTCTAGGCGCGGGAACTCAATCCTATCGACGCGATTTGGCCGTATGCCAAGTACCCCAGCGTGGCCAACTTCGTGCCCGACGACGTCGATCATCCGCGCCATGTCATGATCGAATTCCTCGGCGACCCGCAATGGGCAACCGCCTCAAACGCCTTTTTTTTAAAACTGAGGAATGGCCGCGATGAGCCTGAGTGCGGCTCATCGGCCGCACGGACCGGAGGAATATTCGCCTCGACTGGCTGGCTCGTCGTGAAGTTTTTCGATACTACAAGTGCTACGGGACGTGACGGTCCCCGCGTCTGCCTAACGCGTAGACCCTCCGGCACGAACGCCAAAGGGTCGGGAGGGGTTCTGCCTCCGACCGACAGGCGGCAATATGCGATTACAGAGCCCTACAGATCAGGAGACTTGTCATGAAAATCGTCGTCATCGGCGGCAGCGGTCTCATCGGGAAGAAACTCGTGAACAACCTTCGTGAGCGCGGCCAGCAAGTTGTGGCAGCCTCTCCCTCATTAGGCGTGAATACACTGACCGGCAAGGGCCTGGCTGAAGCTGTACACGGCGCGGAGGTCGTCGTCGATGTCGCGAACTCGCCGTCGTGGGAGGA
This genomic interval carries:
- a CDS encoding DUF5131 family protein; amino-acid sequence: MDIHFISRGICPRRISIDRVCAWVYTFVYIAAALILPKRAQSMAQNSAIEWTEATWNPVTGCTKISPGCKFCYAERMAHRLQAMGQPRYRNAFELTLQPDAIEAPLHWKKPRVIFVNSMSDLFHKDVPLAYIQRCFAVMRQASQHTFQILTKRPERVAECAASLEWPDNVWMGTS
- the mqnE gene encoding aminofutalosine synthase MqnE, whose translation is MIKTTQPSLESIRAKVEAGERLSFDDGMFLDNPAVPLNEVGALANLVRERKNAHYVYYNINTHLNPTNVCVYRCTFCAFRSDLRDPKGYLMSDEQILERGREALDSGCTEMHIVGGLHHQRKYDWYRNIISILHEAYPALHLKAWTAVEINWFQHLTGWSMRDILVDLKQAGLGSMPGGGAEIFHPEVRDQICEHKADAQNWLDIHRTAHELGLRTNCTMLYGHIENSFHRVDHLIRLRELQDQTSGFQTFIPLAFHPDNTGLSHIRKPSSVMDLRTMALARLMLDNIDHIKAYWIMLGVGTAQTALAYGADDLDGTVRHELIYHDAGAETPEVLTVDEIRRLIVEAGREPVERDTLYHRIERDGTRWKSAEAIATAR
- a CDS encoding UbiA-like polyprenyltransferase, with product MQRLRMILEMIRFSHTIFALPFALLSAVMAWTLSAHAEPPVLWRWQELGGIVLCMVFARSAAMAFNRLADRKFDAENPRTSGRHLPAGLLSVASVTLFAVACTVAFVTSTLLFLPNRLPLILSLPVLAFLLGYSYTKRFTALAHFWLGAALMLAPVAAWIAVRGEVAWPPVVLGGAVLLWVAGFDIIYACQDVEYDQSRGLRSVPARLGVAGALRLAAVCHLGTVALLFLLPVVYPLLSGIYLTGIAAVTLLLVYEHWLVRPDDLTRVNVAFFNVNAIVSVGLFVVGALDLYMK
- a CDS encoding flavin prenyltransferase UbiX, with the protein product MKRNIVVAITGASGVVYAIRLLDVLVAAGCDVQLSISPAGQAVLRQELGIEIDLAEFRLDSLLPTRKELAALARFEKLRELIGVDAWHIGAPSGSAMAASSSAAAHSGVPGRVRYHHYQNFFAEMASGSALSDGMVVCPCSGGTLSAIAHGASGNLIHRAADVHLKERRKLILVPRETPLSLVQLDNMRRAVEAGAVVLPAMPGFYQGVNSIRDLIDFVVARICDQLGVPQTLMKRWGDN
- the ubiE gene encoding bifunctional demethylmenaquinone methyltransferase/2-methoxy-6-polyprenyl-1,4-benzoquinol methylase UbiE, coding for MFGEIAGRYDFLNHLLSMGIDHYWRWRTVRRVPPRAAGPILDLCTGTGDLALAYLRASRGTARVVGADFCHEMLVIGEAKARRAGANGQLGFLEADAQRLPLPDDHFEIVCVAFGLRNITDTDRGLREMVRVCQPGGHVAVLEFSQPRWQPFRAIYGWYFRNVLPRIGQALARNRLDAYNYLPESVDEFPSGEALAERMRAAGLHDVRHYPLTLGVATLYVGAK
- a CDS encoding 2-phosphosulfolactate phosphatase, whose product is MPTIHVHFLPRLTTPEALSGATVVVIDVLRATTTITTALAAGAAQVIPCGELDDARRIREEFAAIRPSVAALLGGERGGLPIEGFDLGNSPAEYTPARVEGRTIAFTTTNGTQAMLHCRQASQVLLGAFVNLQAVVARVRNAENLHIVCAGTQGEITREDVLAAGAIVHRLMLPDDPHAAGAWSRVELNDQARLARDAWQAALPPAELLRSNAPPQWLAKTLAETKGGRNLTRVGLAQDIADCAALDRYPIVPELDISRWQIRACESS